The DNA window GCTTGTGCCCCTGAGCTTTCAGGAACTAAGAAGTAGATAAGAATGTCACCACACTTGCTTCTGGTCCCTCCCAGTTTTGGGGACAGGTGGGTGATCCAGGGGTGTGGTGCTGCAATGGGGAGCCCTGGGAACACCACTTGTCTCTGCTCCTGGCCACAATTCTCCAAGATGAGATTTCTGTCTCTCCAAATCACGACAATGCTCTTGAGAGCAGTGGGACATGCAGAGGCAtgtggggacacagccaggagggcTTGCAGAGCCTAAAGCTGCTCTGCCTTGTCCCTGCACAGATCCCATGGACCTCGCGCTGTTGCCTCTGCAGAACAAGAAGGACAGCAATGGAGACCTCTCCAAGGAGGACCTGGCCTGGCCACTTGGCCTGGCGGGGGTGCAGAAGGTAAGATATCACCTAGGCTGCTCTTCAGGGACTGTCTGTGGGGGCATCCAGTGCCAGAATCCTCATCTCTTTCCCTCTGAGCTGTTCttgtgctgggggaacagtCCAGTGGTGGATGCAACACTCATTTACCAGTgtaaattgtaatttttaaattcctgatTTACATGagaccacagcagcaggagggggtgGTGTGAGTGATGCCCACTATGTGTTGCAGCAACCTAATAATTATCATAATTATTATGctgatgttttctttgaaaagtctTGTCTGTATTGATGGACTGAACCATCTCATGTCTCCCTCTCTTGGGCTGGGCTGCTTTTAGCTGCCTCGGGGCTGCACCCCAGTTTTACCCACCCTCTTTTGTTGACTAGGTTGACAAACCTCCAGGATCTGGAAGCATTTTTGCCTTCTTGCTTTATTGTTTTGAGTTAGAAACAAACCCCAAGGTTGGAGATCTGCCTGAGATGAGGCAGCTTCCAAAAGAAAGAGCCATAAATCCAGTGGGTGAAAATTCAGCTTTCCCATTATGTTTGGTTCAGGGGCTCTTCGCTGCAAAATCTCGTTTAATTTTGAGCCTCGTTATGCCGGATGCAGGAAACATGCCTGGGCTGGACTGTGTCTGTGACTACTGGGGAAGGGCTGCTGCAGGGTGCTGCAGGGTTCTGCTGCAGGGCCAGCTGTGAGAGGAAGCACTCACGGGTGTGTGAAAGCATCCATGGGTATGTGAGTGGTTCTGTGCCTCTGAGGGGTGCTCTGCTGGGGCCTGTGGCTCTCCTGGCATCCAGTGCTCCTGgctgtggctcctgctgctgtctgtCATGCCGGATGCAGGGCTGCAGCAATGGGTGCTCCTGAACCCTGCAGAGACTCTGTGGAGTACATGGTTGCCCAGAGGGGCTCAGCACAAGGTGCCTCCAGCAGCTGTCTGCCCTCCTCTTGCCCTCCCCAGGGCTCCAGTGCCGCTGGTGCTCGGCCTCATGAAGCACAGGCTGTCTGTGTCCTGCATGGGGAGGGCACCCCTGCCATGGCACCTCTCTGTTCTGGTGGCAggtgcagccctggggcagcgCTGGGTGGGAGAGCAGCCTCAGGCAGAAGCCCACAGTCCACCTCATCTTCCAGGCAGGGCAGGCCCGGCACGTGACGAGGATCAAGGATCGAAGCAGTGTGGAGGCTCTCAGGGACCTGCGAACTCCTGCGCGGGTGAGGGTCTGTGGGTCTGCGTGGGgtcacagcttccctggggcTTCCCTGGGACTCCAGAGACCTGTACTCCTGCTGCACCCTGGCCAAGCAGCTTTGGACATGGTGCAGACTCTCAgggcctcagtttcccctgtGTAGATTGGAGTGAGTTTGCTGTTTCTTGCCCTTTCTATGATTTGGGTGTGTTGAACACTGGAGTGGATTTGGGACAGTAAAAGGGGAGAGAGCAGTGGTGTGCCATTTGCTTTGGGTCTGACAAGTAAAAGCTGAGCAGTTCTCCTGTAGAATCTCCTGTTAAGggctctcctctctgctcatggcagcagcagtgccctcaATCGCTGGCTCCCCTTCTCCAATCCCGACTGTGAGGATGGGGGATGATGTGGAGCAGGTCTCTGTTCCCCACTGCCCCTCTTCTTGCGGCACTGaccttctctccctctgccaTGCAGGGCTCCAGGCGTCGCTCAGCCGTGTCCACACCGCTGACCATCGACCTGACAGAGGATGACTCTCGGGActcatcccagagcagcagcacactctctggcagcagctcccaggagggGCAGAATGGCTCTGCCGAGCTGGGGGCTGAGGAGtcagagagcagagatgtgGGGATGGCGCTGGAATACCAGGTACGGAGGGGCTGAACTCTGCTCTTGCATCCACAGTGGTGTGGGGAGAGGATGAATCTAACCCTAGGAtgaaccctaaccctaaccctaaccctggCTTGTCCCAAGCCTGCAGGCATGGGGAACCTCTGGAAAcctcactgctgcttctcctgtctcctcttccctgcctgcccttcccTGTGTGCCTGGGGTGTGATGGTCTCAGGCTGTGGGGGCAGCTTACTGCTGAGGGACACTTTAGGGATCAGTCCTGGCAAGCTGCCTCCAGTGCCACACAGGGGCCTCCTGAGACACGCATGCGTGGCAtgtgccctgctgtgctgtgccccgCTGAGACAGGCAGTTGCATgtgcagaaaacatttctgtcgGGGATGCTGGAGAAAACTgaagctgctggggctgcagagcggGATTCAGCGCCTGCGGGCCACGGGGCAAGGCCCCAGACTTGCAGGAATTGGGCAATTGCATCTTGCTGCATAATTAGGAGCCTAATTGCAGAACAAAGCTGGaaaggagggctctgcaggcGGAGGTGACTCCACTCTGTGCGAGGTGCCCTCCCCATGTAAAGCACCCAGCATGGCCCTCAATGGGTCACATCAAAATTCTTGGTTCTTTTTCATCTCCCTGTTTTCACTCTGCCCTgtttcctgctctccccagtGGGAATAAGAGGGATGGGTGGGTGGGAACcctctccctgggctgcagccagaTGGGCTGAGCTGTGAGCCCTGTGAACgggctgccctgtgccaagGAGGAACCTCGGGGCACCCAGGGAGCAATCTTGGGGCAAGGCTTCCCAGTGTTTACAGAGaccctgggagggcaggcaggagtgGACATGCACAGGGCCTggtgccaggagggctgtgcaGGACAGAGCACGCACCATGCCGTGTGCCAGGCATGGGCTCAGCGTGGGACTGGCATACACAGACCTCCCCACTGAGCTCTGGCatggtgcagggctgggagccagtGCTGCCAGGAGGTGCTGGGCCATGTGCTTGAAGGAGGGGGTGCAGCCTGTCTGCACAGACATCCAAGTGTGTGACACAAGTGGCGGAGCAGCTCCTCAAGGCGCTCTGGGTCCAtcccctgtgctccagggctctcctgcagagctgcccagatAAAATAGGGTGTTTGTGCTTTTTGGCAGATCTGTGTTGTCATCTCTTGCTTTCAGGATGGGAAGGACTTTGGAATTGGGGAGCTGGTCTGGGGGAAGATCAAAGGTTTCTCCTGGTGGCCTGCGATTGTTGTCTCCCACAAAGCCACGGCCAAGCGCCAGGCTGTGTCAGGCATGCGGTGGGTGCAGTGGTTTGGAGATGGAAAGTTCTCTGAGGTAAGCCTGTTATCTGCCCctgcctgctgtgcccagccccaaaccccctcccctgcacatttctgcccctctcctggggctgcctgtggGGGGGTGTGCATGcaccctgcagcctccctgggcaggcaccCTGGTGTTCAATAGCCAGGCCTTGGCAGGCTCTCATGGCTCTGGTGTCTGTAACTAATAATTGGACACTGTAGGTTGGTGACAGTATCCAGCAGTGGGAACACATGCCTGGCCCCTACGCAGGGTCTTGTCCAGGCCTTGggctccagggctgcccaggagcCCTGCCTGGTTAGGGATGTCCCATCAGAGACCCACCACCCCCCCCACAGATTCAGAATAtcctaagttggaagggacccatggGGATTGTTGAGTgcaactcctgaccctgctcAGGACAACCCTGAAATCCCATTATGTGCCCAAGAGTGTTGTCCAACACTGCTTCTCGAGCTCTGGCAGGCTGATGccgtgaccacttccctggggacccagttccagtgcctgaccaccctctgagtgaaaaacctttttctaatatgcAACCAGGATATCCAACCCCTCCCATGCTGCaggcgggagggagggaagtgCCGTGCTGGTGTCACAGTGCCAGCAGAGGGTGCAACCCACCCATCCTTgtcatgctgctgctgggcttccTCCCCTGGCTGCAGTGCCGCAGGGTTGGGGCTGGGAATGCGGTGCCGGAGGGGAAATGGCCGGGCAGGACATTCCTGTCCTGTCCCGCTGGTGAGCTCTTGTCACTCTCTCACAGGTTTCTGCGGACAAGCTGGTGGGACTGATGGCCTTTAGGCAGCATTTCAATTCTTCCACGTTCAATAAGCTGGTGTCCTACCGCCGTGCCATATACCATGCCCTGGAGGTAACCAccaggggtgggtgggtgggtgaggTGCCAGCTAAACCAGCTGGACTTGAAAGCAGCAGGACGGGACTCAGGAAAATAGTCCTTTCTCTGCTAGGATGATTTGCAAGTGCAGCTTTGGGGCCAAACTCTACTTATCATTGGGGTTCAGGAgtaactgctgctgctccagggttTGCTGCTCCAGGCCAGGCTCCCTGCGCTGTCTCAGACACAGGAGCAtcacagcagcagggcagtgccaggctggccTGAGGTGTCCTGGGCTAGTGCCAGGTGCCCTTTGGAGTCAGGGCTGGTGCTAAGCACCCTGTGTGTCCAGTCCACATCCAGGGGGTGCATCACACACTGGGATAAAGGGCTGCAGATCCACAGGCACCTCTTCTGCCTTCCTGTCGCTTGCCAAGGAGCAAGAGTCTGGGCaaaagctggagctgtgctgtccaTGCTCCTGGCTCCATCAAGGCTGGTGAAGGATGGATGGGCTCATTGCAGGGATGGAGGCACCAGAGCACAGCCAAGGGCACACCCAGAGCGGGAatccatcagctgctgctgtcccagggcCGCCAAACCCCACACCCATGTGTGTTGGATGGGGAGGGGGCCTGGGGCTGTGGCTCTGGCAGGGGTGTGGCTGCTTCCCAGACAGAGACCACCCTGTCACCCTATCCCATGCTGTCCATTCTCGGCAGGTTGCCCGGAGCCGGTCTGGGAAGACGTTTACAACTGGCCCCAGGGACtcgctggaggagcagctgaagccGATGATTGACTGGGCAATCACTGGCTTCAAACCCCTGGGGCTCAAGGGACTGCAGCCACCCAAAACCTCAGGTGAGGCAGTGGCATCAGCTGGGTGGGGGCTGGCATGGCACTGGCAGGGGGCTGGTGTGGTCAGCAGCCACCAGTATCTGGCCCCAGCTGAGCCTGCTCATCCTGTGCCGTGGCTGTGCCACTCCAGTCCCAAAGTGGTCCTGGAGCTCCTCACTGGGTCCCTGACAGTGACTTTGCAAAAAGCCAAAGCCAAGCACTCTATATGCCCTTGCTCCTGGAAATCTGACTTGGCTGAGCCTTGTGCCATGAGTGGGGAGCCCGGGTGGCCAGGAAGGGTTCTGCTTGTAACTGGGGTGGGACCTGGCAGGGCTTGGCAGGAGATGTCTCCTGTTGCCTTGAGGTggtcctggggctggaggctcgtgcccagggagctgcttttctcttgcagaaaaTGGGGTGCTGAGGAATGGGACAGAGGAGGTGCTGTCCCTTGAACAGTATCCCCCCACCAAGAGGCTGAAGAGCTACCCCTGCAACAATGGCAAGGAGCAGCGCATAGAAGAGGACCAGACCCGAGGTAACCAACAGAGAGAGCTGGGGAATGGCTTGGCCTGGGCTGCGCACCCTGAGAGCACTGGAAAACCATTCTGGGAAAGGGGTTGGCTCTTCCCTGGTGGCCATGAGCTTGGTTCCTGAGGGCAGAAGCTTTTGTGATCCCATGGTGCTCAGTTGTGCCTTATTAGACACCAGCAAACCCAGCTGCAAGATAGGGGCTGGGCTCCACTAATAGCTCAGCTTGGACATGATCCatgagctgctgtgctgagctctaATATCTCCTTCAGTGAAAGGATGTGGGGTTTGCCCCAAAATTTCTAACATGCCCATGGCCAACCTTCTCTGGGTGATGTTCAGCAAAGGTGGAGCAGTtctaaatgcaagaaaaaaagcaactgtaAGCAGAATTAATTTAGAGTTTCTAATGTAAggaatgataaatatttttttttttttaaattttataaagaACAAATGGTTTCCGAAGTTACGAACAACAGCGGGAAGCTGGAAGGTAATCACTGGTCCTGTCTCCCTTGGGAAGAGGTGTGGGGTGATGGGAGATCCTGGCTGGCAGTGACTCAGCAAGGGTCATGGGTTCCTTTTCAACAGCACCATCCAGGAGGGGGGAAAGTGCTGTGACTGCAGGGTGCTGGGGTCCCCCTGTGCTGAGGGGAACAGGGTGCTGTGCAGATCCTCCATGGGGAGCCACAGCCACATCTGGATGCCATTCCAAGGGCAGGCTGTTCCAGACACTGTTCCAAGGGGAGGCTCCAGCCTCTGCAGCCTGAAGTGGGCTGGGGGTTTGGGGACTCCCTGCCCTGACGTCTACGTGCCTTGGGTGAACGCAGCTCTCTCTGTCCCACAGACAGCTGTTTGTCCTGCGGGAGGAGGAACCCGGCAACCTTCCACCCACTGTTCAAAGGAGGCCTCTGCCAGACGTGCAGGGTaagtgctggggctggaggatggggctgggatCCATCCAGTGTTGCTGGGACAGGGGGTGGCTGTGCCAGGTCCTGGCCATGTTGTGTCCTCCACGGGGCTGTCCCTTGGCATGTTCTTGCCACCTGAAACACCAAGGATGTGCATCTCCGAGCTCTGGGCGGGTACCAGGGATGGACCAAAGCTGCATTCTCTCTTCACCCTCTGAGCACAGCTCTTGATTCTCTGTCCTTCTCTCCTTCTGGCTGTCCTTTCACTAGGATAGATTCCTGGAGTTCTTCTACATGTATGATGAAGATGGTTACCAGTCCTACTGTGCTGTCTGCTGTGCGggcaaggagctgctgctctgcagcaattccagctgctgcaggtgggcCCCGTGtctctgctcctggggctgtggCCCTGACATCAttccagggagctgtggggaacAGGGTCCTGCATGAGCCTGggtgcaggggctgtgctgctccccagctggcTGCCATGCAGcatgtcccagcacagcctgcttCAGGCAGCACCTGAATAAGCCCTGGGGAGGTTGGCAGGAGATTTACCCATGCCTTGGGTCACTGGCTTGTGTTAGCAGCCCTAAAAACCAAGGTACTGCCTGGAAAAATATCCTGTAGAACAGGGCAGGGGCTCTGGTGCATGGCGGGGGAGATtccaggagaggctgaggtgACCCAGAGGGGTCCCTGAGGTGACAAGCACAAGGTGTTGTGGTTTGGGCAGGTGCTTCTGTGTGGAGTGTCTGGACGTGCTGGTGGGGCGAGGGACGTCGGCCAGAGCAAAAGTGCAGGAGCCCTGGAACTGCTACATGTGCTCACCCCAGCAGAACTACGGGCTGCTGCAGCGCCGGCAGGACTGGAACGCCCGTCTGCTGGACTTCTTCACCAGTGACAAGGGACAGGAATATGtaagggctgtgggcagggagccTGGCATGCTGGGGTGTGGGGAAGAGGGTCGTGAAGGCCAGGGCAAGTGGCTTGGaattcctcttccctctgcctcgGTCTTGTTCCTTCACCCTCTCCAAGGGTGCTGGGCTCTTGGCCCTGCAGATGCTCTCCTGAAGGCAGAGGTGATGCCTGTAGAGCTGAAGTTTGGCCTCATAAGGTgatgcagcactgccagggctggggcttcATGGCTGTTTCCATTGCAGGCTGCACCCAAAATCTACCCAACAGTCCCGCCAGCAAAGAGGAGACCAATCCGAGTGCTCTCATTGTTCGATGGGATAGCAACAGGTGAGGCTGTAGGGAAGCACTGCCTGGTGGCTTTTCAGCACTGGGCAGCAGAGATGAATCATTCCATGGACTCAGATCTGTCTCTGAAAGCTTGTTGGGGAGAAGGGGGTAAAGACAGGAGGGATCCCCATCAGCAGGGGTTGAGGgcaagagaaagggagggatggatggaaggagggagggaggcatgGGAGTTTTGCTCACAGAAGTTCAGGTGGCTGGTTCCCCTGAGAagccagagctgtgggaagaaCAGCAACCTGGCCTCTGGTGAAATGCCTGAGGGCAACTGGTTTGGCTCAGTTCGCTCAGCTCTGGCATTCTGCTTTCTGGGAGCAAACAGGGCCTGGAGGAATGGGTCAAAAAAAGTTTGCTCATCCTGAAGTCTTGTGTGACTGCCCCCACCTAGGacatccaggagcagccacattGAGCTCTGCTGACGAAGGAGACCGGGAGGCCAAAGAGAGCAGCGCGACCTCAGACCTCTGTCCGTTGGCAGGGTACATGGTGCTGAAGGACTTGGGCATCCAAGTGGAGAAGTACATCGCCTCGGAAATCGGCGACGACCCCATCGCGGCGGGCACCGTGCGGCGGCCCGAGGGCAATATCACCTACGTGCACGATGTCAGGAACATAACCAAGAGAAATGTGAGCTCCACTTCTGTGGGGAGCCAGGGGATGTGGCCCCCTGGGTGTGTGGGTCTCaccccaccagccctgggatgggctTGTCCCCTACCCCACCAGGGAGGAGAGATGCACTTTTGTGGCATTTCCTAATGGGCTGGTGTGTCTGTTCCCTGTAGATTGAGGAGTGGGGTCCTTTTGACCTGGTGATCGGCGGAACCCCCTGTGACGACCTCTCCCTTGTCAATCCAACCAGGAAGGCGCTGTTTGGTAAGGCTGCTTCACCTCTGCTAAGCTGGGTACCCCGGGGTGTTCCTGGGTCATGGAGCCACCTTacagcccagggaagtgtttCAGCCCCAGGCTGTGTTGGTGGTGGCTCCCTGTGGCACCTGCAGAGCACGGGCTGTTTCCATGCCCACTGTGGGGCAGCCaggcccccccagcaccccattCCCGGTGCCTCAGCTGGTCCcaacctgctgctctgctttttccctgcagaaggaAGCGGGAGGCTGTTCTTCGAGTTCTACCACCTGCTCAACTACGCCCGTCCCAAGGAAGGCGAGGAGCGGCCCTTCTTCTGGATGTTTGAGAATGTGGTGGCCATGAGGGTCAATGACAAGAGGGACATTTCCCGGTTTCTGGAGGTAGGGAttgctgctggctgcaggaaaggcatcagagcaggtgacacttgctgggctgtgcagggtgtGCCAGCTGTGAGGGTCTGGCTATGGTTTCCTGTGGCCTCAATGCTGGAAAACCCCCTGCCTGGTGCACATGCCGAGGAATCAAGTTTAGTCTTGGCTCTGGATCCTCCCCTCTGGCTTTCAGCAGGTCAAACCCAAGCACTAGTCCTCCGGGGGAGGGGTTTTGCCAGCCTTGAAGAAAGCATCTGTTCAGAGCAATGCCTGTTATTTCCAGGGAGAGGGGGGTCAGGGACTGGGAAGGGTTTTTAACTCTGTGGTAGCCAGGACGGGCTGTGAGTCAGCAGGGACCCTGGTGTAAAAGCCCCATTAGAGGCTGACAGTTCTGATCCTGGCCCAGGGGAACCAGCACTGAGCACCCTGTGAGGGTTATTAGCTGCTGGCCATGGCCGTGACCTGGGAGCCCATGTGGCCAACCAAGATGTGCTGTGGTGTGGAACAGGGTTTGTGGGGGCTTCATCCTCAGGAGGATTTGCTGGAGACTTTTAAGTCCCTGCAGTGCAGTGGGAAGGGCTTTTCCTGCAGGAGAGGACTAAACCCACATCTCctttaacttttatttcctccctctctgGCCCCCAGTGTAACCCAGTTATGATTAATGCAATCAAGATATCGGCTGCCCACCGAGCTCGTTACTTCTGGGGCAACCTCCCGGGGATGGACAGGTAATCAATCAGTCCTTTGCTGTCCTCTTGAATCTCTTGCTGTAGTTTTTGTTGGGTTGTGCTGctcatgtgggtttttttgcctccCTGGCtcaaagcccagctcctgggagtgaggagctgcagctcccgcaCGGGGCAGCTTCCCTGCAGTGATGTGCACATGATAATTAATGCACTTACTAATGAGCAATGGCTGTGGGAAAAGTGTAATAGTGTCCTGTGCCCTAGACCTGAGGCATGTGGAAGGAAGAATGATGGGGCTTGCACAGGGTGCTGTGTAGTGGGTCTGGCGGGGGGTGTGCATGTGCCCCAGCCTTGGTGTAAGGTCTAGGCTGATGTGGGGGTGCTGTATGGCAGCCCTGTGCCATGGTGGGGGGGTTTGCTGGAGGTGAACCAAGCAGCCACTGGGGCTCAGCTGGGTGTAGTGGCGTGGGGAAGCTCATactgcagcaggcagctgctgaggcAAAGCATGGCAGCACTGCGCTCCTCCAAACCCTATTCACACCCTGAATTCATGgcaaaaaaacaacagaaggaCTTTGAGTAGATAAAATCCAATTGGAGTAATCCTGCACACCAAATACTCCTAGTGATAGAACCTGAAGTTTTTGCCTAGCGAATGCTTTGGCCAGTGAACACAGACTGgggttaaatatttttatttgtttatttaaattgcCAGTATTTGTTGGAGTTAACACTGAGCTAAAGGcatttgaaagtaaaataacaATTCCTGAGCCTTTGTCATGTGAAATGGCTCTTGGACTTTCATCT is part of the Chiroxiphia lanceolata isolate bChiLan1 chromosome 17, bChiLan1.pri, whole genome shotgun sequence genome and encodes:
- the DNMT3B gene encoding DNA (cytosine-5)-methyltransferase 3B isoform X1, whose protein sequence is MSMVKSRERLEQRLVGMVAAPETSPAWSALGEEGLATMKQDKSHGQDEADCRAKLILLNGDCTNPAAPSVVLEANGKPSTPDPMDLALLPLQNKKDSNGDLSKEDLAWPLGLAGVQKAGQARHVTRIKDRSSVEALRDLRTPARGSRRRSAVSTPLTIDLTEDDSRDSSQSSSTLSGSSSQEGQNGSAELGAEESESRDVGMALEYQDGKDFGIGELVWGKIKGFSWWPAIVVSHKATAKRQAVSGMRWVQWFGDGKFSEVSADKLVGLMAFRQHFNSSTFNKLVSYRRAIYHALEVARSRSGKTFTTGPRDSLEEQLKPMIDWAITGFKPLGLKGLQPPKTSENGVLRNGTEEVLSLEQYPPTKRLKSYPCNNGKEQRIEEDQTREQMVSEVTNNSGKLEDSCLSCGRRNPATFHPLFKGGLCQTCRDRFLEFFYMYDEDGYQSYCAVCCAGKELLLCSNSSCCRCFCVECLDVLVGRGTSARAKVQEPWNCYMCSPQQNYGLLQRRQDWNARLLDFFTSDKGQEYAAPKIYPTVPPAKRRPIRVLSLFDGIATGHPGAATLSSADEGDREAKESSATSDLCPLAGYMVLKDLGIQVEKYIASEIGDDPIAAGTVRRPEGNITYVHDVRNITKRNIEEWGPFDLVIGGTPCDDLSLVNPTRKALFEGSGRLFFEFYHLLNYARPKEGEERPFFWMFENVVAMRVNDKRDISRFLECNPVMINAIKISAAHRARYFWGNLPGMDRIFGFPLHYTDVSNIGRGAHQKLLEKSWSVPVIRHLFSPLKDYFACE
- the DNMT3B gene encoding DNA (cytosine-5)-methyltransferase 3B isoform X2 — protein: MSMVKSRERLEQRLVGMVAAPETSPAWSALGEEGLATMKQDKSHGQDEADCRAKLILLNGDCTNPAAPSVVLEANGKPSTPDPMDLALLPLQNKKDSNGDLSKEDLAWPLGLAGVQKGSRRRSAVSTPLTIDLTEDDSRDSSQSSSTLSGSSSQEGQNGSAELGAEESESRDVGMALEYQDGKDFGIGELVWGKIKGFSWWPAIVVSHKATAKRQAVSGMRWVQWFGDGKFSEVSADKLVGLMAFRQHFNSSTFNKLVSYRRAIYHALEVARSRSGKTFTTGPRDSLEEQLKPMIDWAITGFKPLGLKGLQPPKTSENGVLRNGTEEVLSLEQYPPTKRLKSYPCNNGKEQRIEEDQTREQMVSEVTNNSGKLEDSCLSCGRRNPATFHPLFKGGLCQTCRDRFLEFFYMYDEDGYQSYCAVCCAGKELLLCSNSSCCRCFCVECLDVLVGRGTSARAKVQEPWNCYMCSPQQNYGLLQRRQDWNARLLDFFTSDKGQEYAAPKIYPTVPPAKRRPIRVLSLFDGIATGHPGAATLSSADEGDREAKESSATSDLCPLAGYMVLKDLGIQVEKYIASEIGDDPIAAGTVRRPEGNITYVHDVRNITKRNIEEWGPFDLVIGGTPCDDLSLVNPTRKALFEGSGRLFFEFYHLLNYARPKEGEERPFFWMFENVVAMRVNDKRDISRFLECNPVMINAIKISAAHRARYFWGNLPGMDRIFGFPLHYTDVSNIGRGAHQKLLEKSWSVPVIRHLFSPLKDYFACE